The region AGATATCAAGACTTTGTGAACGAAATTGAAACGTTAAAAAAACAAGCAACGCCTTCGCGTTTACAAAAATTTGAACAACAACTTAACTTTGCACAACTGATGTTGAAGATGTTCTCTAGTAAGTAAAATGATTAGTCATCTGAATTTGGTTATGATATAATTAGGAAGGTGATGAAAAATGTTAAATACTAGTGAATATCTTGAATTATCTGAACTGTTAGTGGAAGAAATTATCTCACTACCAGTAAGTAAAAGATATAAAGAACTACAACATGAAATAGATAAAAGCCCTGAAATTAAAACTTTAGTTTCAAAATTTGAAAAAGCAAAATCGGCATATGAAGATGTTCAACGCTATGGTTCTAAACATCATCCTGATTATAAAGAGGTTACACAACAACTCATAGATGCTAAATCAAGTTTATTTCAACATACAGTCATAAAGGAATTTAAAAATTGTGAAAAAGAAATCCAAGAGATTTTAAATCAGATCGCTGTATATATGGAAAATTCGATTAAAGTAGACTACCCTAAAAAAGGTTCTTCTTGTGGATGTAGTGGTGGGAGTTGTTCACATTAATACTTTTAGGAGGAGAAATCATTGGATCAAAGACGCATTCAGATTATTGTTTATACGAAAAAGTCGAGTGTTCAACAAAAGATGTCTCAGTTTGGACATGTTGTCTATATCTCTAAAAAAATGAACTATGTTTGTCTTTATGTTAATGAATCACAAAAAGATAATATTGTCAGTAAAATCAAAAACCTTCACGGAGTACAAAAAGTAGAAGTAGGACCTGAGGGATTAGATGCAATAAAATAAAATTAAAGTGTTAAGTAAAAATGCTTGACACTTTTTTTTGTTCTTGCTATAATTTGAATTGTCGTGTTAAGGAAAAATACTTAACAGTATAATTTTGAAAATAATTGGAGGAATATATAATGGTAAAATTACGTTTAACTCGTATGGGTTCTAAGAAAAAACCTTTCTACCGTATCGTAGCATCTACATCAACTAGTCCACGTGACGGACGTTTCATCGAAGTAATCGGAACTTACA is a window of Turicibacter sanguinis DNA encoding:
- a CDS encoding DUF2129 domain-containing protein; translated protein: MDQRRIQIIVYTKKSSVQQKMSQFGHVVYISKKMNYVCLYVNESQKDNIVSKIKNLHGVQKVEVGPEGLDAIK
- a CDS encoding YlbF family regulator, encoding MLNTSEYLELSELLVEEIISLPVSKRYKELQHEIDKSPEIKTLVSKFEKAKSAYEDVQRYGSKHHPDYKEVTQQLIDAKSSLFQHTVIKEFKNCEKEIQEILNQIAVYMENSIKVDYPKKGSSCGCSGGSCSH
- a CDS encoding YlbE-like family protein; this translates as MDVMYQIVNNIEQRDYIRMYPFWYKELNRNPERYQDFVNEIETLKKQATPSRLQKFEQQLNFAQLMLKMFSSK